A portion of the Phoenix dactylifera cultivar Barhee BC4 unplaced genomic scaffold, palm_55x_up_171113_PBpolish2nd_filt_p 000253F, whole genome shotgun sequence genome contains these proteins:
- the LOC113461312 gene encoding translation initiation factor IF-2-like: MADGEIIVVPFHSSGHIFPAIELANHLASRNHRIALLLPTTPSDASLHPLIRIVEFSMPHPPGAPPGPPQPFSSTSSFSSSPSGTPCSSFDDFLARRFDGDDPSPPPICAIVDVMMSHLLDICREFQIPVVSLFTSSACCTALDHAMSKLSMEDLGPGRTVTIPGLPEEMALTSQDLNQRPGHPGARPPMFGPDHGGPPPHFGPGRGDVRPPGPPPPFGPGRFGVPPPPLRQGEGGAPPPPPCPGHQEGPPPSPRRGPPPPPPFGHGHCGGPPAPPTSAGGGPHPTPPLRPGDGGAPRPPPPWDGHGHHPPPPPVPGHGHFAGPPPPPFGHGQGCRPSPPPPDRIGPGHGGGPPGLADTEGAIALLFNTCDDLERPFLDYLAKQTKKPVWGVGPLLPAAFWSAAGSLVHDAEVRPQRGDSSVSERDVLEWLDSKPPGSVIYVSFGSIGAPSDAELAELGAGLEESNRPFIWAIQPNAMQHDPAGLPVQTDGSFLEPEGLASRVGGRGLVIRGWAPQLLILSHGATGGFVTHCGWNSTVEALGCGVPMLTWPLHGDQFHNARLVTRRLRAGIALKSGSESVSKDGVLQGIERLMVGEEEVRERAASAREIFAGGFPRTSSASLDAFLDFIHHR; encoded by the coding sequence ATGGCCGACGGCGAGATCATCGTGGTTCCCTTCCACAGCTCCGGCCACATCTTCCCGGCCATCGAGCTCGCCAACCACCTCGCCTCTCGTAACCACCGCATTGCCCTCCTGCTTCCCACCACCCCCTCCGACGCCTCTCTCCACCCTCTGATCCGGATCGTGGAGTTCTCCATGCCCCACCCTCCCGGTGCTCCTCCAGGACCACCACAACCTTTCTCCtccacttcttctttttcttcttccccatCTGGGACCCCCTGCTCCTCCTTCGATGATTTCCTCGCCCGGCGATTTGACGGCGATGATCCGTCGCCTCCCCCGATCTGTGCCATCGTCGACGTGATGATGAGCCATCTCTTGGACATCTGCCGCGAATTCCAGATCCCGGTCGTCAGTTTGTTCACGTCCAGCGCCTGCTGCACCGCTCTGGATCACGCCATGTCGAAACTCTCAATGGAGGATCTGGGCCCCGGTCGGACAGTCACCATCCCGGGCTTGCCGGAGGAGATGGCTCTCACGTCCCAAGATCTCAACCAACGACCGGGCCATCCGGGTGCTCGACCGCCCATGTTTGGACCGGACCATGGCGGTCCGCCACCACATTTTGGCCCCGGCCGTGGTGACGTACGCCCGCCTGGTCCGCCTCCTCCGTTTGGACCCGGCCGTTTTGGCGTTCCGCCGCCTCCGCTCCGACAGGGAGAGGGCGGCGCTCCTCCACCGCCACCATGCCCTGGCCACCAGGAAGGCCCTCCGCCGTCTCCAAGACGAGgaccgccgccgcctcctccatTTGGACACGGGCACTGCGGTGGACCTCCTGCACCGCCCACATCCGCCGGCGGTGGCCCACATCCGACGCCACCACTTCGACCGGGAGATGGAGGCGCTCctcggccgccgccgccgtgggATGGCCATGGCCACCATCCGCCACCGCCGCCGGTGCCCGGACACGGGCACTTTGCTGGCCCTCCGCCACCTCCATTTGGCCACGGGCAAGGTTGCCGTCCTTCACCGCCACCGCCCGATAGAATAGGCCCAGGACACGGCGGAGGTCCCCCGGGCCTGGCCGATACGGAGGGCGCGATCGCGTTGCTCTTCAACACCTGCGATGATCTGGAGCGTCCGTTCCTGGATTACTTGGCTAAGCAAACGAAGAAGCCGGTGTGGGGCGTGGGCCCGCTGCTCCCGGCCGCTTTCTGGTCCGCCGCCGGTTCCCTCGTCCACGACGCGGAGGTCCGGCCCCAGCGCGGCGACTCCAGCGTCAGCGAGCGCGATGTTCTGGAGTGGCTGGACTCGAAGCCGCCGGGATCGGTAATCTACGTGTCCTTCGGCTCCATCGGGGCCCCGAGCGACGCGGAGCTGGCTGAGCTGGGGGCCGGTCTGGAGGAGTCGAACCGGCCTTTCATCTGGGCCATCCAGCCCAATGCGATGCAGCACGACCCGGCGGGGCTCCCGGTCCAGACCgatggaagcttcttggagcCGGAGGGGCTGGCGAGCCGGGTCGGGGGGAGGGGTCTGGTGATCCGCGGGTGGGCGCCGCAGCTGCTTATCCTGAGCCACGGGGCGACAGGGGGGTTTGTGACGCACTGCGGCTGGAACTCGACGGTGGAGGCGCTGGGGTGCGGGGTGCCCATGCTGACGTGGCCGCTGCACGGGGATCAATTCCACAACGCGAGGCTGGTGACGCGGCGGCTCCGGGCGGGGATCGCCCTTAAGTCCGGGTCGGAATCGGTGAGCAAGGACGGCGTGTTGCAGGGGATCGAGCGGCTGATGGTGGGCGAGGAGGAGGTGAGGGAGCGGGCCGCCTCGGCGCGGGAGATATTCGCCGGTGGGTTTCCtcggacctcctcggcatcCTTGGACGCGTTCCTCGATTTCATCCATCACCGTTGA